AGTCCTGAATTACGACGAAGGGCGACTGCGGGGCTAAACAAGGGTGAGGCAAAACATACTCTCAAAAGGGCGGTATTTTTTAATCGTCTGGGTGAGGTGCGCGACCGCTCTTATGAAGATCAATTTTATCGTGCCAGTGGGTTAAATTTGGTGGTGGCGGCGATAGTTTTATGGAATACGGTGTACTTAGAAAAAGCTGTTGATTATTTGAAACAACAGGGTGTGGATATTCCTGAAGAATATTT
This Planktothrix tepida PCC 9214 DNA region includes the following protein-coding sequences:
- a CDS encoding Tn3 family transposase, yielding SPELRRRATAGLNKGEAKHTLKRAVFFNRLGEVRDRSYEDQFYRASGLNLVVAAIVLWNTVYLEKAVDYLKQQGVDIPEEY